One Helianthus annuus cultivar XRQ/B chromosome 12, HanXRQr2.0-SUNRISE, whole genome shotgun sequence genomic region harbors:
- the LOC110893028 gene encoding chorion class high-cysteine HCB protein 13-like has translation MVILAGAAASVATAAVIVTASGVGGCGGGGCGGGGCGGGCGEQAPDLISLLLLIEVQVTCTCIICQMNKFPTSFLKFLKLRKMKAYAIVLIVCGSIAAAVIVLCCVFNNGKKKKTQVPNTTKQPTIRQHPPLRTDPDLEIGKKTTKTTEKDGGMVILAGAAASVATAAVIVSASGGGGGGCGGGGGDSGGCGGGGCGGGGCGGGGCGGGCGG, from the exons ATGGTTATTCTAGCTGGAGCTGCAGCTTCTGTAGCTACAGCTGCTGTAATTGTTACCGCTAGTGGTGTTGGCGGCTGTGGCGGTGGAGGATGCGGTGGCGGTGGTTGTGGAGGGGGTTGTGGAG AACAGGCACCAGACTTGATAAGTCTTCTTCTATTGATTGAAGTTCAAGTTACATGCACATGTATCATATGTCAAATGAACAAGTTTCCTACTAgctttttgaagtttttgaaactT AGAAAGATGAAAGCCTATGCTATAGTTCTCATAGTCTGCGGTTCTATCGCTGCAGCGGTTATTGTTTTGTGTTGTGTCTTCAATAATGGCAAAAAGAAGAAAACCCAAGTTCCAAACACCACTAAACAACCAACCATCCGCCAGCATCCACCACTCCGAACCGATCCTGACCTTGAAATAGGTAAGAAAACCACCAAAACAACAGAAAAAGATGGAGGAATGGTTATTCTAGCGGGAGCTGCAGCTTCTGTAGCTACAGCTGCTGTAATTGTTAgtgctagtggtggtggtggtggtggatgtggtggtggtggtggggataGTGGAGGATGTGGTGGTGGGGGATGTGGCGGTGGTGGCTGCGGTGGCGGTGGCTGTGGAGGGGGTTGTGGTGGTTGA